TGGACGTCGTCCGCGGGGTCGCACAGCCCGGCGTGGCGGTGCAGATCAGAATCAAGAGCAACGACCGTTTCGCGTACGCGATAACCGTCGCCGCTCTCGAGATCTGCCGCGACGCCGGAGCGATGTGCCTGGTCAACGACCGGATCGGCGTGGCACTGGCGGCCGGAGCGGACGGCGTGCACGTCGGCGCCGACGACCTGCCCGTGGCAGCCGCCCGGCAGGTGCTCGGCCCGGCCGCGATCGTCGGCGCCACCTGCCGCACCCCGGAGGCGGCCCGCGCCGCGGTCGCCGACGGCGCGTCCTACCTGGGGGTCGGCCCCACCTTCCCCACGTCCACCAAGGACGGACTGCCGCCGCCGCTCGGGCCGGACCGGGTCGCCGAGGTCGCCGCGGCCGTCCCGGGCACCCCGGTCCTGGCGATCGGCGGGATCACCCTGGAGCGGGCCCCGCTGCTCAAGACGCACGGGATCGCCGCCGTCGCGGCGTTCACCGCGGACCCGCGCGGCGCGGCCGCCGCGTTCCTGAAGGCGCTGGCATGAGGGCCGCGATCGTCGGCGGCGGGATCATCGGGCTGAGCATCGCGGCCGAGCTGCTGCGCCGCGGGGCGGACGTCACCGTCTACGACCCGGCGCCGGACGGGACCGACGGGGCCTGGCACGTCGCCGCCGGGATGCTCGCCCCGGGTGGCGAGTCGGTCTTCGAGGTTCCGCAGCTGGAGCGACTGCTGGAGGCGTCGGGCGAGCTGTGGCCGGCCTTCGCCGCCGGCCTGGGTGAGGTCGGCTACGACAGCGCGGGGACCCTCGGGGTGGCGCTCACCGCGGACGACGTGACCGAGATGGCCCGGGAGTGGAAGCATCAGAAGCTGGCGCCGCTCACCGGCTCGCAGGTGCGGGATCTGGCGCCCGCGCTCTCCCCGCGGATCCGGGCCGGTGCCTACGCGCCGACCGAGCGGCAGGTGGACCCGCGCCGTGTGGTCGGGGCGTTGCGGGCGGCGCTCGACGGGCGTACCGAAAAGCGTTTTGTCTCTGCCGTGTCCGAACTGGAAGCGGAAGTCGTCGTGGTCGCGGCCGGCTGCGGCACGGCGGCCCTCACCGGGCTGCCGATCCGGCCGGTGAAAGGCCAGGTGCTCCGGCTCAGAGGCGAGCCCGGACTGCTCCGGCACGTGATCGACGGCGCCGCCGACGGGCGGCACGTCTACCTGGTCCCGCGCGCCGACGGCGAAGTCGTGGTCGGCGCCACCCAGGAGGAGCGCACGGACCGCACACCCACCGCCGGCGGCGTCCACGACCTGCTGCGGGCCGCCCTCGACCTGGTCCCCGGCCTCGCCGAGCACGAACTCGCCGAGGTCAGCGTCGGGCACCGCCCCGGCACCCCGGACAACGCCCCCATCCTCGGAACCCTCCGCGACAACGTGATCGTCGCGGCCGGGCACCACCGCAACGGGATCCTGCTCGCGCCGATCACCGCGCGCCTGATCGCCGACCTGGTGCTCACCGGGGAGACCGACCCGATCATCGACGCTTTCACCCCCGGGAGGTTCGGATGCGCCTGACCGTCAACGGCCGGCACCAGACCCGGTCCGAGTCCTGCTCGGTGGCCGCCCTGGTCGCCGAGATCACCGACGCGCACCGCGGCGTCGCGGTCGCCGTCAACGGCTCGGTCGTGCCGCGGTCCACCTGGGCACAGGTCGACCTGGCCGACGGCGACGCGGTCGAGGTGCTGACCGCCGCGCAGGGCGGGTGACCGTGGACCTGCTACCGGAGAACGGACTCATCCTCGGCACCGGCGGCGCGAACAGCCTCGCCGCGCTGGAGGAGGCGATCGTCGCGTCGGAGACCGACCTGGTCACCGTGGCGCTGCGGCGGGTCGAGGCGGCCGGGCCCGGGCTGCTGCCGATGCTGGAGCGGCTCAAGGTGCGGATCC
Above is a genomic segment from Actinoplanes ianthinogenes containing:
- a CDS encoding thiamine phosphate synthase, giving the protein MDALSFPRLHVITDDLDVVRGVAQPGVAVQIRIKSNDRFAYAITVAALEICRDAGAMCLVNDRIGVALAAGADGVHVGADDLPVAAARQVLGPAAIVGATCRTPEAARAAVADGASYLGVGPTFPTSTKDGLPPPLGPDRVAEVAAAVPGTPVLAIGGITLERAPLLKTHGIAAVAAFTADPRGAAAAFLKALA
- the thiO gene encoding glycine oxidase ThiO, whose translation is MRAAIVGGGIIGLSIAAELLRRGADVTVYDPAPDGTDGAWHVAAGMLAPGGESVFEVPQLERLLEASGELWPAFAAGLGEVGYDSAGTLGVALTADDVTEMAREWKHQKLAPLTGSQVRDLAPALSPRIRAGAYAPTERQVDPRRVVGALRAALDGRTEKRFVSAVSELEAEVVVVAAGCGTAALTGLPIRPVKGQVLRLRGEPGLLRHVIDGAADGRHVYLVPRADGEVVVGATQEERTDRTPTAGGVHDLLRAALDLVPGLAEHELAEVSVGHRPGTPDNAPILGTLRDNVIVAAGHHRNGILLAPITARLIADLVLTGETDPIIDAFTPGRFGCA
- the thiS gene encoding sulfur carrier protein ThiS; the protein is MRLTVNGRHQTRSESCSVAALVAEITDAHRGVAVAVNGSVVPRSTWAQVDLADGDAVEVLTAAQGG